A window from Zingiber officinale cultivar Zhangliang chromosome 7A, Zo_v1.1, whole genome shotgun sequence encodes these proteins:
- the LOC122000953 gene encoding uncharacterized protein LOC122000953 isoform X3: MQTNKEIQIGLADLHADEPILGIPIKKRLFHMSQSSSSTCQNTPTVPKNSSEQPRKLFLKSECSVSENSAGVKLDSNVNQKIGLKKGTTGSGESSMHDELDVDIRASIGFGIEKGKNSSVEFESEMLKGKEAVGKIIASSDVSSSEEFETSGLYLSSCQDMQCSLNLSKKVINETCPLDLPGANKPEHHQTSYNDLESQCASNLYSSRKKWDLNFPMEVWDTNLNNLAINHGMNNELKLKDLHQPNDEKIPIQNTQVIANNFGLRLSMVELHQRNMKFTNLEMPVDGATDYVDGLDLQLRLPSRPKLCDKLGVSPLDLSLSLTGNLSDASFTTVKPEPCVNHNQKDTKRHQFSSLNSGVIAQVKSEPCDGSFHVTSQIEDPSLDKEVKHELPEEFQVKSPNLVLGNHPLASLTRLPTALDSNSLCHANILYQPNPTLLSVANTSLDERTCQDLNPSTISDSMIFSKVDSCINQDAKGSSSKPLANVEPILSYVKGCTAEDRVICVTVGKDSSQRNEFVESDPKEPSACDGLSSERRAEMNLSGEECTVSKFLANSKIDSGLRKEPIFTGGNQEGMDLSANIQIDQCVVDAEQRGAPEGPKGKGNKVTSHGVGDCEDSERQCANESQCQYKNKLDARVATVSISSEGFPFMTDVHVDTKGKEIQTEGVSAHGAVMCHDKRGTASGLNTDLPKLPVIMELTASSNKPVKTCQGTREKHLGKDNVSQVRSSSIEASPATAKNKNEYVKNKTEYVGGGQMSTKAISVAMKHPILREGESNVNSPATKHVYNPFKHSHIKHDDSRFKYREGNKVTSPSTKSFGYRNATSARSVPDGTEKERLIDDNEKHVNLYSQGRRHSKFETNNHDQTIGQRESDYMNNRRNYNHHFTRDPDIQHGPGHSNPRKSRYMRHNEETVPFIAPPNGSTHRSLRRMTDYPNGSTHRSLRRMTDYPQDRLFPSWRQPQGPREQPSGRRQIKDTDTNRIVGREIPDYVICEDKITSLPGEIADNLLHSHSNLHYERTDNDFLLRGSSVSPTRSPVRLYRSCSPIQWLSPGRVPGMYIDDDADLTTDGPSLDRVEMVRNHLEDEITSRHALLRRPQFQPDMREMHLARELDLARAGRALRNRRYEMRLAENTEYDTEYLEPSYSVDELVDSRDYDDRHGLVQTRHITSGVDPSRVFPDDVHCPRSREYNDRQGFVQERPRHMPSTEDDNLAPFGDAYPRSTKFFPDSEMNHVGGSSRNFRDHVRNRLGPAGANRLKNKLEEKEDYRYHRKQRWCDDGASGNARLKRRKS, translated from the exons ATGCAGACTAACAAAGAG ATTCAGATTGGCCTTGCTGATCTGCATGCTGACGAGCCTATATTGGGTATACCAATCAAGAAAAGGCTATTTCATATGTCACAGTCTTCATCTTCTACGTGCCAAAATACACCCACAGTGCCAAAAAATTCAAGTGAGCAACCGAGGAAGCTCTTTCTAAAATCAGAATGTTCTGTTTCAGAGAACTCTGCTGGTGTGAAACTAGACAGTAAT GTTAATCAAAAAATAGGGCTCAAGAAAGGCACCACTGGAAGTGGAGAATCAAGTATGCATGACGAGTTGGATGTAGACATAAGGGCATCAATAGGCTTTGGTATAGAGAAAGGGAAGAATTCATCAGTGGAATTTGAATCTGAGATGCTCAAAGGTAAAGAAGCTGTTGGGAAGATAATTGCTTCAAGTGATGTATCTTCATCTGAAGAATTTGAAACGTCAGGTTTGTATCTATCATCATGTCAGGATATGCAATGTAGCCTGAACTTGTCAAAGAAAGTGATAAATGAAACGTGTCCATTGGATCTCCCTGGGGCCAATAAGCCGGAACATCATCAAACCAGTTACAACGATTTGGAATCACAATGTGCTTCTAATCTTTACTCGAGTAGAAAAAAGTGGGATTTGAATTTTCCAATGGAAGTGTGGGATACCAATTTGAATAATTTAGCTATTAATCATGGGATGAACAATGAGTTAAAGCTGAAGGACTTGCATCAACCAAACGATGAGAAAATTCCCATCCAAAATACTCAAGTGATTGCAAACAATTTTGGATTACGATTATCAATGGTTGAGTTGCATCAACGCAACATGAAGTTTACCAATTTGGAAATGCCTGTGGATGGAGCTACAGACTATGTAGATGGTTTAGATTTACAACTTCGGCTACCTAGCAGACCAAAGTTGTGTGACAAGTTAGGAGTATCTCCTCTTGATCTAAGTTTGTCCTTGACAGGTAATCTTTCAGATGCTTCTTTTACAACTGTGAAGCCTGAACCATGTGTGAACCATAATCAGAAAGACACCAAAAGACATCAATTTAGTAGTTTAAACTCAGGTGTTATTGCACAAGTGAAATCTGAACCATGTGATGGAAGTTTCCATGTAACTTCTCAGATTGAGGACCCATCACTAGATAAAGAGGTCAAACATGAACTGCCTGAAGAATTTCAGGTGAAGTCTCCAAATTTGGTCTTAGGTAATCACCCGTTAGCCTCTTTGACACGACTGCCAACAGCTTTGGATTCTAATTCTTTGTGTCATGCAAATATTCTTTATCAACCTAATCCAACTTTGCTTAGTGTTGCAAACACAAGCTTGGATGAAAGAACTTGTCAAGACTTAAATCCTTCTACAATATCAGATTCTATGATATTTTCTAAAGTTGACAGCTGCATTAACCAAGATGCAAAAGGAAGTTCTAGCAAACCATTGGCTAATGTTGAGCCCATCCTTTCTTATGTGAAAGGATGTACTGCAGAAGATAGAGTAATTTGTGTAACTGTTGGCAAGGATTCTTCCCAGCGTAATGAGTTTGTGGAATCTGATCCTAAAGAACCCAGTGCCTGTGATGGATTATCATCTGAAAGAAGAGCTGAAATGAACTTGTCAGGCGAAGAATGCACTGTGTCAAAATTCTTGGCCAATAGCAAAATTGATTCTGGTCTTAGAAAAGAACCTATATTCACTGGTGGGAATCAGGAAGGCATGGACTTATCTGCTAACATTCAGATAGATCAATGTGTTGTTGATGCTGAACAGCGTGGTGCTCCTGAAGGTCCAAAGGGCAAAGGAAATAAGGTTACCAGCCATGGAGTTGGTGATTGTGAAGATAGTGAGCGACAATGTGCAAACGAGAGCCAATGCCAGTATAAAAATAAATTGGATGCTAGAGTTGCTACCGTTTCCATCAGTTCTGAAGGTTTTCCTTTCATGACAGATGTGCATGTGGATACGAAAGGCAAGGAAATACAAACTGAAGGGGTAAGTGCTCATGGTGCTGTGATGTGCCATGATAAAAGGGGGACAGCCAGTGGCTTAAACACAGACTTGCCTAAATTGCCAGTTATAATGGAGTTGACTGCTTCCAGTAACAAGCCTGTTAAAACTTGTCAGGGAACAAGAGAGAAACACCTTGGAAAGGACAATGTGTCTCAAGTGAGGTCAAGCTCAATCGAGGCATCTCCTGCAACTGCAAAAAACAAGAATGAATATGTAAAAAACAAAACTGAATATGTAGGCGGAGGGCAGATGAGCACAAAAGCTATTAGCGTAGCAATGAAGCATCCAATACTACGAGAGGGGGAATCCAATGTTAATAGTCCAGCAACTAAGCATGTTTATAACCCATTCAAACATAGTCACATTAAGCATGACGACAGCAGGTTCAAGTATAGAGAGGGAAACAAGGTAACTTCGCCTTCAACTAAGTCATTTGGTTACAGGAATGCTACTTCTGCTAGGTCAGTTCCTGATGGTACGGAGAAAGAAAGGTTGATTGATGATAACGAGAAACATGTCAATTTATATTCTCAAGGGAGAAG GCATTCAAAATTCGAAACTAACAATCATGATCAGACAATTGGCCAACGTGAATCTGATTACATGAACAATCGAAGGAACTATAATCATCATTTTACTCGGGATCCTGACATCCAGCATGGACCAGGACATAGTAATCCCAGAAAATCACGATATATGAGGCATAATGAAGAGACGGTTCCATTTATTGCTCCTCCAAATGGTAGCACCCATAGATCATTGAGAAGGATGACAGACTATCCAAATGGTAGCACCCATAGATCATTGAGAAGGATGACAGACTATCCACAGGATCGTCTTTTTCCATCTTGGAGGCAACCCCAAGGGCCTCGAGAGCAACCGAGTGGTAGACGCCAAATAAAAGACACTGACACCAACAGGATTGTTGGGAGAGAAATTCCTGATTATGTGATTTGCGAGGATAAAATCACAAGTTTACCTGGTGAAATAGCAGATAATTTGCTACATTCACACTCAAATTTGCATTATGAACGAACTGATAATGACTTTCTGTTGAGGGGCAGTAGCGTTTCTCCAACCAGATCTCCAGTGCGTTTGTATCGATCATGCTCACCCATTCAATGGTTGTCACCTGGGAGAGTACCTGGAATGTACATTGATGATGATGCAGATTTAACAACAGATGGACCTTCACTTGATAGAGTTGAGATGGTTAGGAATCATCTGGAAGATGAGATAACGAGTAGGCATGCTTTACTTCGACGCCCTCAGTTTCAACCTGACATGAGAGAGATGCATTTGGCTAGAGAACTTGATTTAGCTAGGGCTGGTAGAGCTTTGAGGAATAGAAGATATGAGATGAGACTAGCTGAAAATACCGAGTATGATACAGAGTATCTGGAACCTTCATACTCTGTGGACGAATTAGTTGATAGCAGGGACTATGATGACAGGCATGGACTTGTACAAACACGTCATATTACTAGTGGTGTTGATCCCAGCCGTGTTTTTCCTGATGATGTTCATTGTCCGAGATCAAGAGAATATAATGACAGGCAGGGATTCGTACAAGAACGACCGCGTCACATGCCTAGCACTGAGGATGATAATCTTGCTCCTTTTGGTGATGCATATCCTAGATCGACAAAGTTTTTCCCTGACAGTGAAATGAATCATGTCGGGGGCAGCTCCCGAAACTTCCGCGATCATGTAAGGAATCGACTCGGACCTGCTGGAGCTAACAGATTAAAGAACAAGTTGGAAGAGAAAGAAGATTACAGATACCACCGCAAACAGCGATGGTGTGATGATGGTGCTTCCGGTAATGCGAGGTTGAAAAGGAGAAAGAGCTAG
- the LOC122000953 gene encoding uncharacterized protein LOC122000953 isoform X5, which translates to MHDELDVDIRASIGFGIEKGKNSSVEFESEMLKGKEAVGKIIASSDVSSSEEFETSGLYLSSCQDMQCSLNLSKKVINETCPLDLPGANKPEHHQTSYNDLESQCASNLYSSRKKWDLNFPMEVWDTNLNNLAINHGMNNELKLKDLHQPNDEKIPIQNTQVIANNFGLRLSMVELHQRNMKFTNLEMPVDGATDYVDGLDLQLRLPSRPKLCDKLGVSPLDLSLSLTGNLSDASFTTVKPEPCVNHNQKDTKRHQFSSLNSGVIAQVKSEPCDGSFHVTSQIEDPSLDKEVKHELPEEFQVKSPNLVLGNHPLASLTRLPTALDSNSLCHANILYQPNPTLLSVANTSLDERTCQDLNPSTISDSMIFSKVDSCINQDAKGSSSKPLANVEPILSYVKGCTAEDRVICVTVGKDSSQRNEFVESDPKEPSACDGLSSERRAEMNLSGEECTVSKFLANSKIDSGLRKEPIFTGGNQEGMDLSANIQIDQCVVDAEQRGAPEGPKGKGNKVTSHGVGDCEDSERQCANESQCQYKNKLDARVATVSISSEGFPFMTDVHVDTKGKEIQTEGVSAHGAVMCHDKRGTASGLNTDLPKLPVIMELTASSNKPVKTCQGTREKHLGKDNVSQVRSSSIEASPATAKNKNEYVKNKTEYVGGGQMSTKAISVAMKHPILREGESNVNSPATKHVYNPFKHSHIKHDDSRFKYREGNKVTSPSTKSFGYRNATSARSVPDGTEKERLIDDNEKHVNLYSQGRRHSKFETNNHDQTIGQRESDYMNNRRNYNHHFTRDPDIQHGPGHSNPRKSRYMRHNEETVPFIAPPNGSTHRSLRRMTDYPNGSTHRSLRRMTDYPQDRLFPSWRQPQGPREQPSGRRQIKDTDTNRIVGREIPDYVICEDKITSLPGEIADNLLHSHSNLHYERTDNDFLLRGSSVSPTRSPVRLYRSCSPIQWLSPGRVPGMYIDDDADLTTDGPSLDRVEMVRNHLEDEITSRHALLRRPQFQPDMREMHLARELDLARAGRALRNRRYEMRLAENTEYDTEYLEPSYSVDELVDSRDYDDRHGLVQTRHITSGVDPSRVFPDDVHCPRSREYNDRQGFVQERPRHMPSTEDDNLAPFGDAYPRSTKFFPDSEMNHVGGSSRNFRDHVRNRLGPAGANRLKNKLEEKEDYRYHRKQRWCDDGASGNARLKRRKS; encoded by the exons ATGCATGACGAGTTGGATGTAGACATAAGGGCATCAATAGGCTTTGGTATAGAGAAAGGGAAGAATTCATCAGTGGAATTTGAATCTGAGATGCTCAAAGGTAAAGAAGCTGTTGGGAAGATAATTGCTTCAAGTGATGTATCTTCATCTGAAGAATTTGAAACGTCAGGTTTGTATCTATCATCATGTCAGGATATGCAATGTAGCCTGAACTTGTCAAAGAAAGTGATAAATGAAACGTGTCCATTGGATCTCCCTGGGGCCAATAAGCCGGAACATCATCAAACCAGTTACAACGATTTGGAATCACAATGTGCTTCTAATCTTTACTCGAGTAGAAAAAAGTGGGATTTGAATTTTCCAATGGAAGTGTGGGATACCAATTTGAATAATTTAGCTATTAATCATGGGATGAACAATGAGTTAAAGCTGAAGGACTTGCATCAACCAAACGATGAGAAAATTCCCATCCAAAATACTCAAGTGATTGCAAACAATTTTGGATTACGATTATCAATGGTTGAGTTGCATCAACGCAACATGAAGTTTACCAATTTGGAAATGCCTGTGGATGGAGCTACAGACTATGTAGATGGTTTAGATTTACAACTTCGGCTACCTAGCAGACCAAAGTTGTGTGACAAGTTAGGAGTATCTCCTCTTGATCTAAGTTTGTCCTTGACAGGTAATCTTTCAGATGCTTCTTTTACAACTGTGAAGCCTGAACCATGTGTGAACCATAATCAGAAAGACACCAAAAGACATCAATTTAGTAGTTTAAACTCAGGTGTTATTGCACAAGTGAAATCTGAACCATGTGATGGAAGTTTCCATGTAACTTCTCAGATTGAGGACCCATCACTAGATAAAGAGGTCAAACATGAACTGCCTGAAGAATTTCAGGTGAAGTCTCCAAATTTGGTCTTAGGTAATCACCCGTTAGCCTCTTTGACACGACTGCCAACAGCTTTGGATTCTAATTCTTTGTGTCATGCAAATATTCTTTATCAACCTAATCCAACTTTGCTTAGTGTTGCAAACACAAGCTTGGATGAAAGAACTTGTCAAGACTTAAATCCTTCTACAATATCAGATTCTATGATATTTTCTAAAGTTGACAGCTGCATTAACCAAGATGCAAAAGGAAGTTCTAGCAAACCATTGGCTAATGTTGAGCCCATCCTTTCTTATGTGAAAGGATGTACTGCAGAAGATAGAGTAATTTGTGTAACTGTTGGCAAGGATTCTTCCCAGCGTAATGAGTTTGTGGAATCTGATCCTAAAGAACCCAGTGCCTGTGATGGATTATCATCTGAAAGAAGAGCTGAAATGAACTTGTCAGGCGAAGAATGCACTGTGTCAAAATTCTTGGCCAATAGCAAAATTGATTCTGGTCTTAGAAAAGAACCTATATTCACTGGTGGGAATCAGGAAGGCATGGACTTATCTGCTAACATTCAGATAGATCAATGTGTTGTTGATGCTGAACAGCGTGGTGCTCCTGAAGGTCCAAAGGGCAAAGGAAATAAGGTTACCAGCCATGGAGTTGGTGATTGTGAAGATAGTGAGCGACAATGTGCAAACGAGAGCCAATGCCAGTATAAAAATAAATTGGATGCTAGAGTTGCTACCGTTTCCATCAGTTCTGAAGGTTTTCCTTTCATGACAGATGTGCATGTGGATACGAAAGGCAAGGAAATACAAACTGAAGGGGTAAGTGCTCATGGTGCTGTGATGTGCCATGATAAAAGGGGGACAGCCAGTGGCTTAAACACAGACTTGCCTAAATTGCCAGTTATAATGGAGTTGACTGCTTCCAGTAACAAGCCTGTTAAAACTTGTCAGGGAACAAGAGAGAAACACCTTGGAAAGGACAATGTGTCTCAAGTGAGGTCAAGCTCAATCGAGGCATCTCCTGCAACTGCAAAAAACAAGAATGAATATGTAAAAAACAAAACTGAATATGTAGGCGGAGGGCAGATGAGCACAAAAGCTATTAGCGTAGCAATGAAGCATCCAATACTACGAGAGGGGGAATCCAATGTTAATAGTCCAGCAACTAAGCATGTTTATAACCCATTCAAACATAGTCACATTAAGCATGACGACAGCAGGTTCAAGTATAGAGAGGGAAACAAGGTAACTTCGCCTTCAACTAAGTCATTTGGTTACAGGAATGCTACTTCTGCTAGGTCAGTTCCTGATGGTACGGAGAAAGAAAGGTTGATTGATGATAACGAGAAACATGTCAATTTATATTCTCAAGGGAGAAG GCATTCAAAATTCGAAACTAACAATCATGATCAGACAATTGGCCAACGTGAATCTGATTACATGAACAATCGAAGGAACTATAATCATCATTTTACTCGGGATCCTGACATCCAGCATGGACCAGGACATAGTAATCCCAGAAAATCACGATATATGAGGCATAATGAAGAGACGGTTCCATTTATTGCTCCTCCAAATGGTAGCACCCATAGATCATTGAGAAGGATGACAGACTATCCAAATGGTAGCACCCATAGATCATTGAGAAGGATGACAGACTATCCACAGGATCGTCTTTTTCCATCTTGGAGGCAACCCCAAGGGCCTCGAGAGCAACCGAGTGGTAGACGCCAAATAAAAGACACTGACACCAACAGGATTGTTGGGAGAGAAATTCCTGATTATGTGATTTGCGAGGATAAAATCACAAGTTTACCTGGTGAAATAGCAGATAATTTGCTACATTCACACTCAAATTTGCATTATGAACGAACTGATAATGACTTTCTGTTGAGGGGCAGTAGCGTTTCTCCAACCAGATCTCCAGTGCGTTTGTATCGATCATGCTCACCCATTCAATGGTTGTCACCTGGGAGAGTACCTGGAATGTACATTGATGATGATGCAGATTTAACAACAGATGGACCTTCACTTGATAGAGTTGAGATGGTTAGGAATCATCTGGAAGATGAGATAACGAGTAGGCATGCTTTACTTCGACGCCCTCAGTTTCAACCTGACATGAGAGAGATGCATTTGGCTAGAGAACTTGATTTAGCTAGGGCTGGTAGAGCTTTGAGGAATAGAAGATATGAGATGAGACTAGCTGAAAATACCGAGTATGATACAGAGTATCTGGAACCTTCATACTCTGTGGACGAATTAGTTGATAGCAGGGACTATGATGACAGGCATGGACTTGTACAAACACGTCATATTACTAGTGGTGTTGATCCCAGCCGTGTTTTTCCTGATGATGTTCATTGTCCGAGATCAAGAGAATATAATGACAGGCAGGGATTCGTACAAGAACGACCGCGTCACATGCCTAGCACTGAGGATGATAATCTTGCTCCTTTTGGTGATGCATATCCTAGATCGACAAAGTTTTTCCCTGACAGTGAAATGAATCATGTCGGGGGCAGCTCCCGAAACTTCCGCGATCATGTAAGGAATCGACTCGGACCTGCTGGAGCTAACAGATTAAAGAACAAGTTGGAAGAGAAAGAAGATTACAGATACCACCGCAAACAGCGATGGTGTGATGATGGTGCTTCCGGTAATGCGAGGTTGAAAAGGAGAAAGAGCTAG